The DNA segment TAAAAATGGGCAAAAAACAACAATTGTATCAATTGTTTCTGAGTTGGGCTTTGACTGCAAAAGTTGATGGAATTGTGGTTGGAGCTACCTTTCCAAAAATCATCAAATATTGTTCTAAAAAAGCAGGAAAAAACCTGTATATTTTTTCACCAGGAGTTGGTACTCAAGGTGGCAACGCAGATGAAGTAATTTCTTCTGGAACTGATTACCTAATAGTTGGAAGGACTATTCTTAATTCTAAAAATCCAATTAATATAGCAAAAGAATTACATCTACAGAGTATTTCTAAGTAACATTTGGGCTCTTGTTAATACTGTTTTTGCATTATCAAATGTCGTTTTCTTCATAGCTGATGTGAAATCCATCCACGTGTAATCTAAATGTTCATGTGAAATTGTCACATCTTTAGTTTTTGTTTCGGCCAAGAAGAATACCACTTTTTTATGAATTAATTCCCCTTGATATTGAAAATTGTATTCAATCCATTCTTCAAAATTCTCTAAAAATGTTATATTTGTAATTCCTGTTTCTTCTTCAGCCTCTCTTATTGCGGTTTGATGCATAGATTCACCTTTTTCCATTTTTCCTTTTATGAAATCCCAATGACCTGATGGATAATGTAAAAGTAAAAATAATTTTTTTGATTTTTCTTTTCTGAATAATACAATTCCAGCAGATGTCTCTTCAATCATTTTCCTAACCTTCTTTTCCTCTCTTGAAAAGTTCTAATCGCTCTCATTAAATCTATTTTTCTAAATTCAGGCCAAAAAATGTCCATGAATACTAATTCACTATACGCACTTTGCCACATAAGAAACCCGCTCAATCTTTTTTCCCCTGATGTTCTTAAAATCATATCTGGAGATGATTGTGGTAAATGAGATGTGTATAGGTTTGATTCAATCTCTTTTTTATCAATATTATTGATATCTAGAGTTCCATCTCTGATTTTTAGTCCTATTTTTTTTACAGCATCTACTAATTCATTTTGTCCTCCATATGCTAATGCAATATTTAGAAAATGATTATCATAATTTCTCGTAGCATCATCTAATTTTTTTAAAACTTCTTTGATCGAATATGGAAGTAGTTCAATCCTACCTATAGCTTTAACCCTCATTTTATTTCGATGAATTCTAGGATCCTTGTATAATTTTTCTAATCTCATACGAATTAACTCATAGAGATATTCTAATTCGTCATCCTTTCTATCTAAATTCTCTGCTGAAAGTGCGTATAGCGTGATAATTTTAATATTGAATTCCTCACACCAGTCAAGAAGATT comes from the Nitrosopumilus sp. genome and includes:
- a CDS encoding NUDIX domain-containing protein: MIEETSAGIVLFRKEKSKKLFLLLHYPSGHWDFIKGKMEKGESMHQTAIREAEEETGITNITFLENFEEWIEYNFQYQGELIHKKVVFFLAETKTKDVTISHEHLDYTWMDFTSAMKKTTFDNAKTVLTRAQMLLRNTL
- the uppS gene encoding polyprenyl diphosphate synthase, producing the protein MENEIQNGDIPNHVALILDGNRRWAKIHLTMPKKGHWKGADAVENLLDWCEEFNIKIITLYALSAENLDRKDDELEYLYELIRMRLEKLYKDPRIHRNKMRVKAIGRIELLPYSIKEVLKKLDDATRNYDNHFLNIALAYGGQNELVDAVKKIGLKIRDGTLDINNIDKKEIESNLYTSHLPQSSPDMILRTSGEKRLSGFLMWQSAYSELVFMDIFWPEFRKIDLMRAIRTFQERKRRLGK